The Vigna unguiculata cultivar IT97K-499-35 chromosome 6, ASM411807v1, whole genome shotgun sequence genome contains a region encoding:
- the LOC114188912 gene encoding chaperone protein dnaJ 11, chloroplastic-like: MTTHNLAAGDFSLRFSSSTGSHRRNSIRAVAAEAVQVRLPAPSLYEVLRIERHASPTEIKSAYRSLAKRYHPDAVVRHSAENVRTGEAADGNFIQIRSAYETLSDPSARAMYDRTLTAVNGGRHRQFPVPLSQNDSSTFYATRRWETDQCW; the protein is encoded by the coding sequence ATGACGACGCACAATCTCGCCGCCGGAGATTTTTCGCTCCGTTTTTCCTCATCCACCGGCTCTCACCGCCGGAACTCTATCCGAGCCGTTGCGGCGGAAGCGGTCCAGGTGCGGCTGCCGGCACCGAGCCTTTACGAGGTGCTGCGAATCGAGCGCCACGCGTCGCCGACGGAGATCAAGTCGGCTTACCGGAGCCTCGCGAAGCGCTACCATCCCGACGCGGTGGTGCGGCATTCGGCAGAGAACGTCAGAACTGGCGAAGCCGCCGACGGAAACTTCATTCAGATCCGAAGCGCGTACGAGACGCTATCGGATCCATCGGCAAGGGCGATGTACGATCGAACGCTGACGGCGGTGAACGGCGGAAGACACCGCCAGTTTCCGGTTCCTCTTAGTCAGAATGACTCGTCGACGTTTTACGCGACGCGGAGATGGGAAACGGACCAATGCTGGTAG